The uncultured Paludibaculum sp. sequence GCGGGGGTGGCTTTTTGGGGCGCCGTCGAAGGCGACCTGGTCGATGAGGCGGGCCGTTCACTTGTGCAAGAGACCAGCCCGACTAAGAGCAGGGGAACGATGCAGTAGGTCTTCATAAGACGTCTATATCCTATTCAATTTCCATGCCGAAGTTAAGCATTTCCGATAAGACCGCCAAGGTTTCCCAGAACGAGGCCCGGCGCCGCAAGGAAGTTGCCCTAGCCGAACTCCGCGAGATGGAGCGCGACGTCAAGAAGGGCAAGCTCATCGACGCGGAAAAGGTTCGCGACACCTGGGCATCTGTGGCCGGCAAACTTAGGGACGCTGTTCTCCGAATCCCTGACAAGTGCGCGCCTGTAGTCATCACTGCGGCCGATGCAGCGGAAGCCCGCGCCATCCTCCAGACCGAATGTGAAGGCATCCTTCGCGCCCTCCATGATGAACTCTCTCAACCCGCTTAGCACCGCCCTCCAGGGGGCCGCGCTGGCCGTCCTACCTCCGGAGCGGGTGCGTCTCTCGGAGTGGGCGGACCGCCATCGGCGCCTGAGTTCCGAGGGGAGCGCCGCGCCTGGCCAGTGGACCACGCTGCCATTCCAGCGGGAGCCCCTGGACGCGATCTCTCCGAGCTCGCCCTACCAGCAAATCGTGCTCATGTGGAGCTCGCAGGTAGGCAAGTCGGAAGCGCTGCTCAACCTGATTGCTTACGCCGTGGCGGAAGAGCCGGGCCCGATCCTGGTGGTTCAGCCAACGCTGCCCATGTGCGAAGCGTTCTCAAAGGATCGCATCGCGCCACTGTTCCGGGACACTCCGGCGTTGAAGGGCCGGGTGTCCGATCCGAAGTCGAGGGACTCCGGCAGCACGATCTTTCATCGCCGCTTTATCGGCGGCCACCTGACCATCGTGGGCAGTAACTCGCCCGCGGGCCTGGCCTCCAGACCGATCCGCTACCTGCTCACGGACGAGGTAGACCGCTGGGAAGATTCGGCCGGCGCCGAAGGCGACCAGATGACGCTTGCGACCGCTCGCACGCGGACCTTCTGGAATCGCAAGGTGGTCATGGTATCGAGCCCGACGGTGAAAGGGGCTTCCCGAATCGATGCCGCCTTCCTCGAATCCGACCAGCGTTTCTATCATGTGCCCTGCCCGTTCTGCAACCACCGCCAACGGCTCATCTGGCCGCGCGTGGAGTGGCCTGACGGTGAACCGGGCAAGGCCGCCTATCGCTGCGCAGGGTGCGAGGAACTGATTCCCAATCACCGCAAGGCCTGGATGGTGGCGCGGGGTAACTGGATCGCGCAGAATCCCGGTTCTCGCATTGCTGGCTTCCATCTGAGCGAACTCTACTCGCCTTGGCGCGCCTGGGGCGACCTGGCGGAAGACTGGCTCAAGGCACAAGGCAACCCGGAACGGCTGCGGGCCTTTATCAACACGAGTCTGGCGGAACTCTGGGACGACGCGGGACAGGTGGGCGTCACTGAGGCCGATCTGCTGGCCCGGCGAGAGAACTACGGGCCCGCCCTGCCAGACCGCGCCGCCATGCTGACGGCCGGCGTCGACATACAGGCAAACCGCGCCGAAGTGAGCATCTACGCCTGGGGTGCTGGTGAGGAAAGCTGGCTCATGACTCATCGTGTGATCCCCGGCGATCCGACCGGCCCCGCGCTGTGGGCCGCGCTCGACAACTACTTACTACAGCAATGGCAGCACCCACTCATCGGACCGATGCCGATTCATGCCGCTTGCGTCGATTCCGGATTCCTAGCCGGGCAGGTCACCCGGTTCTGTGATGAGCGCCGCGGCCGGCGTGTCTGGGCTGTCAAAGGCATGGCCGGAGCCGGGCCCGTGTGGCCGCGCAAGGCCAGCAAGGCGCCCAAGGGCAACGTGTTCGTGATCCATCACGATTCGTTGAAGACGACTCTTCAGCGGCGTCTGAGCATCACCGAGGGGCCGGGCCGGATCCACTTTCCCGCGACCGTGGGGCTGCCGTACTTCGAGCAACTGAACTCAGAGTTCCTTCGGACCGAATACAGGCGCGGCCGGCCGGAGCGCATCTGGGAACGGCGGAAGGGACGAGCGGCTGAAGCCTGGGACGCGGCCGTTTACGCCTATGCGGCGCTGTTTGGCCTCCAGGCGCAGGGCATCCACGTGGACGTGGAGGCGGCGCGGCTGCACGGGTTAAGGCAGGCGGGCGCGGCGCCGGCGCCCGGGTATCAGGTGTACCGAAGCCGGTTCGTGCAATCCGCATAGCTTCTATTCCGAGCCGCCGTTCCATTCGTGTTTTGGGTCTGGGTAAAAGGTCAAGCCTCCGTGTCCCCACGAGCCTACGTTTTCGTCGCTGAAGTCGCTGTAGTTGTACACGTATACGA is a genomic window containing:
- a CDS encoding phage terminase large subunit family protein is translated as MMNSLNPLSTALQGAALAVLPPERVRLSEWADRHRRLSSEGSAAPGQWTTLPFQREPLDAISPSSPYQQIVLMWSSQVGKSEALLNLIAYAVAEEPGPILVVQPTLPMCEAFSKDRIAPLFRDTPALKGRVSDPKSRDSGSTIFHRRFIGGHLTIVGSNSPAGLASRPIRYLLTDEVDRWEDSAGAEGDQMTLATARTRTFWNRKVVMVSSPTVKGASRIDAAFLESDQRFYHVPCPFCNHRQRLIWPRVEWPDGEPGKAAYRCAGCEELIPNHRKAWMVARGNWIAQNPGSRIAGFHLSELYSPWRAWGDLAEDWLKAQGNPERLRAFINTSLAELWDDAGQVGVTEADLLARRENYGPALPDRAAMLTAGVDIQANRAEVSIYAWGAGEESWLMTHRVIPGDPTGPALWAALDNYLLQQWQHPLIGPMPIHAACVDSGFLAGQVTRFCDERRGRRVWAVKGMAGAGPVWPRKASKAPKGNVFVIHHDSLKTTLQRRLSITEGPGRIHFPATVGLPYFEQLNSEFLRTEYRRGRPERIWERRKGRAAEAWDAAVYAYAALFGLQAQGIHVDVEAARLHGLRQAGAAPAPGYQVYRSRFVQSA